In the genome of Caldalkalibacillus thermarum, the window AAATCTCCTGATCGCTAGAACTGAGACCTGAACTAACAATAATACAGGCATCCGGATGATCTGGGGCTACATTTTCAACTTTATGTTGATTTAACATTTTTTTGGAAACTGTGCATGCCACGGGGCCTTGTTGCCGATCAATGCCAGATACCATCAGGGTCGATTCAGCCAGTCCATAACAGGGATAAAAGGCCTGTTTCTGGAAACCGCAAGAAGCAAACGCCTCTGAAAACCGTTCTATTGTATGCCATTTGACTGGTTCAGCTCCATTAAAGGCCAGGGTCCAGCTACTTAAATCTAACTGCTTCTTTTGTTCCTGTGTGATTTTATCCAAACACATCTCATAGGCAAAATTAGGTCCCCCACTACAAGTGGCTTGCTTTTCAGATATTATTTTCAGCCACAGATAAGGCCGTTTTAAAAAATCAACCGGTGCCATCAAATGAACGGGAAAGCCGACGCAGATAGGTGTGAGAACCCCTCCAATCAGTCCCATATCATGATAGGGTGGCAACCAGATAACTCCTCTATCCTTTTCACTTAAACCGAAAAATTGAGTAATTCGTTGTATGTTGTTCAATAAATTGGCATGGCTTAATAACACTCCTCTTGGTGTAGTTGTTGAACCGGAGGTATATTGAATAAAAGCCACATCTTCAGCCTTATGTTTTCTGCCCAGCCAACTGTAAGCAAATGTATCATCTGCCTCATCACTGGCAATCCATTTCAAACGGGTCAGTTCGTGATAACGAGACACCATTTTTTCAATCAGAGAGCAAATGTTTCGATTAGTAAGTACAAGTGATGGCTCCGCATCATTCACAATAGTATTCAATCTGTTCAACGAACTGTTGGCACGGGGCGGATAGATTGGTACTGCCGAGGCACCGGCATATAAACACCCGAAAAATGCAAAAATATATTCTGGACCGGGCGGGTATACTAGTAGCACCCGCTTCCCTGAAGCATCCAGCATCTGTAGAAGTCCAGCAATGACACGCGCTTTGTGATCCAATTCAGCGTACGAGACATGAACTTCCTGTTTTGCATCTATAAAAAAAGTAAAAGCTGTCTGTGAGGGTGTTGCTTCCGAACGGTATCTTAATATATCAGATATAGACGTCCAAGCATGAAGTGTCATCCTGTTTTGCATTTTGTTTCCCTCCCATTCTCATAACAAAATGATGCACTATGCTCAGGTCCCTTTTTTAATGGAACTGTGACCCACTGTTTACCTTTCCATGTATTGGTGACTGAAGAGGATTGTGAGATGTTTATATCAACCTGAATGTCTTTAATCCGTCTATATTGAAATCCCAATCCGATCGCTTTGATAAAAGCCTCTTTTTGTGTCCACATGCTAAAAAATTGAATGCGTTGTATGTGACTGTCCAAATGTTTGTACAATAGATATTGCGATGGATTAAAAACAAATTTTGCTAAGCATTCATGATTAACGTCCCGCACTGTCTCACAATCAATGCCAACTTGTCGGCCCTGGTAGGATATGGCGATGTAAGAAAAATGATGGGAGTGACTAAGGTTAAAGTGTATGTGCCTGTAATCTGTGAGAACGGGTTTCCCAAAAGGGGTTCGGGAAATGGATATTTGCTTCGGTTCAATAGTGACATAAGCAGAAAGCACAATTCGTAATAATCCATGTGCTGCAACATAACGTTTCATCTGTTTTTTGTCAATCAGCTTCATACTTTGCCTGCGCTCAAGCTCAGAAAGACAGTCATACAGCTTGGCCAAATCCTTTCCTGTCACATCCAGTTGGGC includes:
- a CDS encoding fatty acyl-AMP ligase, with amino-acid sequence MQNRMTLHAWTSISDILRYRSEATPSQTAFTFFIDAKQEVHVSYAELDHKARVIAGLLQMLDASGKRVLLVYPPGPEYIFAFFGCLYAGASAVPIYPPRANSSLNRLNTIVNDAEPSLVLTNRNICSLIEKMVSRYHELTRLKWIASDEADDTFAYSWLGRKHKAEDVAFIQYTSGSTTTPRGVLLSHANLLNNIQRITQFFGLSEKDRGVIWLPPYHDMGLIGGVLTPICVGFPVHLMAPVDFLKRPYLWLKIISEKQATCSGGPNFAYEMCLDKITQEQKKQLDLSSWTLAFNGAEPVKWHTIERFSEAFASCGFQKQAFYPCYGLAESTLMVSGIDRQQGPVACTVSKKMLNQHKVENVAPDHPDACIIVSSGLSSSDQEILIVNPETLAPCKEDEIGEIWIKSPSVAQGYWNNQSLSSQTFEAYESAQGRGPYLRTGDLGFMQDGHLYVTGRMKHVLIIRGRNYYAHDIEYTVQHSHEAFRVGAGAAFAVEMEGEERLVIVQEVDRMFRKKIIPIELITGIRQAIADEHGLEVYAVVLLKPGSIPKTSSGKIQHHICRDQFLNGMLKAIDGGQWINI
- a CDS encoding 4'-phosphopantetheinyl transferase family protein, encoding MTGKDLAKLYDCLSELERRQSMKLIDKKQMKRYVAAHGLLRIVLSAYVTIEPKQISISRTPFGKPVLTDYRHIHFNLSHSHHFSYIAISYQGRQVGIDCETVRDVNHECLAKFVFNPSQYLLYKHLDSHIQRIQFFSMWTQKEAFIKAIGLGFQYRRIKDIQVDINISQSSSVTNTWKGKQWVTVPLKKGPEHSASFCYENGRETKCKTG